A window of Cydia strobilella chromosome 10, ilCydStro3.1, whole genome shotgun sequence genomic DNA:
CAATTGATTACGTGGAATAATTAGGTAAACTCTATCTAATAAACATctaatttttaaatatcataAGACTTTATTTGAATTCTTAtctattatttctgtttttaacTTAACAGGAGTTAAAATTCATGACGGCTCGTGgtattaaacaataaaaaaataaaaaatacaaataaagccCGTGACACAAAtgacacattattaaattgccTAACGTCAATGTCGCTGTGTGCCATGCAATGTTGGACACAACACCAACTTTGCCTATTGGCCAACTCTTTGAGCCATAACAATGTACTATTAGATAAAATATTCCTTAACAGAATGCCTCGCACTTTTTTGTAATTCTGATGTCATTATTAGGCAAATGAATGGTAAAAAAGCCTATAATCTTGGTATTACATGGTATAAGTACCAAAGTTTTAAAAGTTTGCACTATCTCATACCATGCTATTGCCCTATTTTGGAAACATAACGTCGTAGCTATTTTATTAAGGAAGACGTACATAAACCACTTATCTATGTAAGCTCGACCaatgttttaactttttatgtTCGAAAATATACACCGTGTTTACAGAGCTATTTTAAAATGACGGCCATTCTGTTATATCTCTcgttaaatcaaaataaaatattttacaatacttTTTCATCACTTGTTAATCACAATATatcgtaatttttaattttaagtattttaactgCATAACATGCACACTCAGTTATTCtgatacaagtttttaaatatgcATTCTAGTTATTTGGTTCCATTTAACATTCACTAtgaaaatatacacattaatttatatacagtccagtacaataatttatatacaatgaTATTTACAGTttgataatttcatagaaaatattttCCTTTAGTTTGTCCTAATATTGCCCTCTGTAGGTAACcgagatttaaaatattttagcttTGGATTTGAAGACTAATATagagggtggctaaaaaataagtgcattcccgttgccagggaggttttgggattacacagagcaacttttactattggatcaaccacgaaatcgcgaaaaaacaatttaccctcccatagaaaatggaccagccaaaaattttttcgcgatttcggggttggtcccatagtaaaagttgctcagtataatcccaaaacctccctggcaacgggaatgcacttatttttagccaccgtgtatatcacataaataatcataatcaataaCATCTCAAATCTCTAAATTATTGTCGCCACAAGAAAAAGCAAACAAAGTACcaatgtttttttctatttttattatgtgGCAGTGTTTGTGACCGTTTTATAgactgaaatgtttttttttaaatataaattcgaCGTTCAGCGACAATATACTGTTTTGTTAGGCCATCTAGTGAGTAAGATgtaagttaatatttaatagtctACAAACAACACAGACACGCATATTAAGGATCGAAACATTTGTTAGTCGATGTGATAAAATTTGAATGATGGGTAGATAGACTATGAAACATCTTAAACAGGTATTTTAACACTAAACACTATTAAAAATGGCCGGAACAATTTAAATAAGAGGGGAAGTAACGAGTGTTTTAGATATGACAGACTAAAAGCCAACTATAGACGAAATGTGGCAATGCTTACAGTACATAATCTAATGAAATATATTACAATAGTATTAGAGAAATTTAGATAAGAATTGAGATTTGATAGTTGAAATAAGTTTGGACTTGCAGTCACGAAATTGGTAATTCCTCTCACGGAGAAAAATCTCAAACGCTATTTACGCTTTTATGATCACTTTCTCGCTGACTTTTTAAAGACAATCGACAGTTTCGAAAACAGAAGAGAAGCTGTAGCTAATATATATTAAGGAAATTACAGGTTGCCACCATTCAGGCGCATCGTACTAATAATTTTCACgaaacatacacacatacagaGGGGTTCGATACCTAATAATTAAACCTAGTTATCAATCGCCTCAGCTTTATTCGTCTGAACGGTGGCACCCTGTAAGTGCTATGAAAGACTTTACTTAATTTAAGTTGGTCAATATTTTTACCGAGGGGCGAGGGGCTCTATATCTAGTGTGCCCAACATTAAAACTAGGTATTGACAgaaaaggtatattattattgaattcTACATTACAAGATAAGCTGCGAATCTTGAAGCACGCTTAAATTGCAATTCTTGTggaaaggtaggtaggtaggtacgatAAGGTCCATTTTAATGATATTGGCAATTGTATCTATATAGATACATAGGTAATATGCTTGTAAGTTGTAATTGGCAACCAGATCACTGTAACTTCATAAGGGACATCGATATTGCCAGTTTTGTAAAAAAGGCAAGGATAAAAGCCAAGTTGCTAAAGATTCGTTAAATAGCATAGGTATTAGTTTTCCCGAAAAATACTTTTCTACAGAAGAACGTGTTAGTAATAAGAATTAAGTAGTAATCTTATGTCTGTACCACATGCAAGACAAACAATGGCCAGCTTTCTAAGGCAATAATTCACAAATGGCAGCAATCACTGGTCCTTTAATTTCACGGTGTggtaatattgaaaatataaaacCGGCGGGAAATTAAAGCACCTAGCCTCAATTTTTAAACATCACATACAGATAGATCTAACTAGGTACCTTAATTAAAACATTGAGGGACAAGGTTTATTGAGGCTTTCCGCACGCCTTACACATCAAATGACTGAATACAAGATCACAGTCAGAAGAGTAATTTAAGACAAAAAGCGGATCCAAGTACCGAGTAAGAATTTCGCGTACCGGAGCCTAAATAACGCGTTCACGCAGTTTGTTGATGGCAACGCATCAGCTTCGGTAATCCTTAAAAGCCGCGTCGCCCTTAGAGATTAAAGGATTATTTTTAACGAAGCCCTAAGTCCCGAGCAGAAATGGGGCACTCAAAGGCCTTTGTCacggggcggcgcggcggtgcGCGGCGTTGGAGGCGCCCGCGCCGTCAGCAGGATGTCAGAAGGTGCTGTCGAACACGCCCATGGAGCGCGAGATGTCCTCGTCGCGCACGCAACAGTCCAGGAATTCGTCCAATGTCACAACACCGTCGCGGTTAAGATCCATTTTCTGTAAAATGTTATCACGATGGGATTATAAGAGTTAATTTTCTCACATCTGTGATCGGTTTTATAATAAAGCCTTTAGGCAGAGACGTCGCCATAGGGGGCGGCGGGAGCCACCTTTCCCCGGATTAAAAATGGTAGTCAAATGTAAGGCAACCACTAAAAAACGTTTACATTAGGCACCTAACTTGTACTCgacttttttatttcaatgtatatgtacatatagtaggtacttattcgGATCTAAGGATTCACGATAATCCAATCAATTTTCTCAAATTCTCTATAATTGGACAAtatatcacggtctatataagtctagcaaaactaattgttattttaattctactaatataattgggaacgagtggtcaatatataccactagattcccaatttctatccctcgtatttcaaaaatttgcattttgccgttttccaccgattttcgagtgacgaaatcgagcgatcgaTTTAAAAAATCGCCCTTCAGTTCCCAATACAAGTTGcaggttgcagtccgtctgtaccgccCTTTACTGTTTCAACGCGACAAGAATcgcgataaataaaataataagaaccCACCTGAAACAGTCTCTCAACCTTCTGCTGTACCACTTCATCCTCGACCGAGGGTTCCACCACCCGGCCCATCAGATCGTAGATGGCCGTCACTATGTCGGTCATCTCCTCTTTAGTGATGCAGCCGTCACCGTTAATATCGTACAGGGAGAACGTCCATCGCAACTTCTCTTCTAAACTACCTCTTGACAGCACCGACAGGCCCGTCACGAACTCCTGTAATTGGAAAAAGTAATGTAGGCGTTTATATAGTCTGGCAAAGCAACATGTCAGTAGAAATAGGCGTCCAATTTCGTCTCATTGCGCTTTAAAAACTTGCTGGCTTTTTCTGGTGACAAATTGATCTGCCAGACAATATCTCAGCGATTATAactttagattattttaaaccgggtcactcacgtattattaagtcgaatagctcgacatgtttcggtccaatttaacTTTATAACTTTGCTGGATAGACTAGTGAGCAAACTAAAGTTTGATTTTATGAATTATCAAATCTCACCACGGCAGTCGCTACTGTAAAAAACATAGCACGTCCATATGGATACATAGGGATCGTGCAtgatagggggcagcacaggacccgtcagatttttggcgcgaggcgtaaatgtgaagtttattttatgcttccgatgtagcccacaagatggcagaacctactatgcaccAGAAAACGTACGAGTACGGTagagcacttgctttggcaatgtacatatgtttatgtttccgattcaggccacaagatggcagaccctccaacgctcACGGTCCctatagaaattaagaaaacatTAACTCTTCAAAGTTTTCAAACTGACGTTAATTCTATAGGTATAGTAACGTGGCGACTGTCACATAGATAGTGGCGccaatttaacccttaaatgcatgttttttttctttttgccaattttttagattatttttgtgctacatAACTGTTACCTCATtctgggaaaaataaaaattaaaacatcgatttcaGCGATCACAGCTAAATCAGTGTTAtaatttacatagggtaaatcataatttatgtaaaacatatatgaaaaatcttattaccattagaaatttacaCTATTTGTGATGTACCTatgataaagattttaaatataaaataattgcaaacccaGAAAAAAACCGCCCAAAtcacatacaaaaaatcatcaacatttccgccatttcgtcttaaaacaaatgtaattaaaatactgtaaataaaacATCTGAAAGGGTAATTTACGATCAGAATAATAATACAGGACCAAatcgattttatctaattatgcataaaattatatgttttttgttgtgtaggctgcatgaGCTGCATCCATCACTGCATTTAATTTAAGCAGAACTAACAAACAAGCTATTTTTCTGACCGAACTTACCTCAAAACTTAACAATCCACTTCTGTCTTGGTCCAGCGTGTTGAAAACGTAGTGGGCGTACTGTGCAGTGTTAGCTGAAAAGAAGAAAGTAATACAATAAATCTATAGGGAAcgtgcatgaactatagggggcagcataggattGTTGGCGCGAGGCGTAGATAAATGTGAAGTCttgcttccgatgtagcccacaagatggcagaacctactatgttttagaaaacgtacgagaacggtagcACCAGAGTGCCTaccacgaaccacgttcgacgtgttgcctccctgtcaaacttacgtacgaatttacaagtgcgacaaagaggcaacatgtcgaacgtggttcacAGTAGGCCCTCTGCTTTGGCAATGTTAATGTTTCCGATTCAGCGCGTGTACGGTACGGTTCCTATATATCACAAAAAGACATTGCTGACAGactgcttaatttttttttgattctTAAAATAGTAAgaagtatattttattgtatcgaCTAGGTAGGTACTCTATAAACAACAGatatatacctaattaaaaatacaaatacgtatttgtttttatcctagtgggtagtgagtaATAGGGTATAGGTACTCTGTTGTAGTAAATACTTACGAGAGGTGGCTTCATTCGTTATATTGGAACTTTACTTTTGCGATAGGTAtacttacctagtacctactatactattttaatttatttgtacatTCCGGCCGCATTCTATGTAGGTAATTGATTTTCAGCACTTCACCCATATCACACCATTTATTACCTTATTTTGATCGGATTTTAACAGGGTAAAGGTTCCGTGATATCAGACGCGGATACAATAAACCGGTGTCACACAGCATCTAGGTCTCGGACCTAGGTTATTCGGAAATTTTGAGAATGAAAGGGGCAATCCTGCTATACAATTCTTCTTACCTATATAACTTCACATTACTACCTAAAGCGAGGTTtcgactagcaagaacttgcatgcaattttcattacattgcggtatctgaattttgaatgcagtttaccttagtagtcagaaatgtaacgtaaattacatgcaagttcttgctagtctaaacctcgctttaacgGCATTATTTGACGCTTGAAGTTTTCCTACTCACTTAGAAGTCTTAGAACGTTGTGTTTTGTGTTATAGCTTGTTTCAATGTGGCGTGTGTGACATTTTCACGGTTtctactatggatggtatagaagtTTCTACATTGATTGTACTTTGTTACTGCCGTGTCAACTAGTTGTTCGCTGTGATTACAGCGTCATTGGTGTagttcaatggggttggccggtcgaagtattttacagatgatgcCAGCAGCAATCCTACGAagtgttaaattattttattttattacctggATGCTAGCCCATTAAGCTATATCttatagaacaaaactagagacaggtAAAACTTAAGCCGGCGCCATCTATCAAAACCTTTAacagttgccaaccctattgtaaaatttcattttattaaggctcggccaaacacaaggcgcgacgCAGCGCTGCGTGATGCCTGTTCAAACAGGTCGCGCTCTCAACACGCCCTCATGCGATGCGGGCGTGACTCGCGCCCGATACAGCAGCATACGCGCGCGGAAGGTTTCTCATGCACGTCCGACTGATGTGTGACCCAGCGTGCCGCCGCGTCCGCGTCGCGTGGACGCGCGcgacgcagtctgtttgacgtcggcgcgaccgcggcgctgcgtcgtgccttgtgtttggccgcaATATGCAATTCATTGCTTAAGACTACGCCCTAATGACGGCAAGTTGGTACTTGTTCTGATGACTCATCTAGTGCGTCATTACTTATGGCCTCTCCAAACGTGACcgataatcgcatgcgatttgcaaTCACGTATGTAGAAGCctctagttatttttatttgtaacagCCGACGGACGTCAAAGTTgcagaaaatacaaaaacttggaatgtatagttggcacaaccaaattgtcagtaattaggaacaaaaaaaactatactcacctaccttttcttttgggtgttagtactagtgtaagacaaagatagtatgattctctctgtctatgtttgacatgagacagtcctttggcaaactatattattatatgtgtcTCATCAAGTCATAATTCACAATATGCCGAGTGAAATTTTGTTAAGAATATAAACCGCATTTATTACATTGGTAAACAGTTGGCTGAATAAAACACTAAAACAATTTCTTACATTTACTTTATTTCAAATAGGTTATAGACCTGATACTTGTTATGGACACAAATCCAATAAATTACACATACAGAACTCCTTGACGCTTTAGTGCCTTGCAATCAAAAAATATTGGCCTATTATGTAGAGACGAACTAAAACTTATCACATGGAATATCGAAGTTACCTACCATTGGTTTACCTTATCCATCTTAATTAAAGCGATAACTTCGCAGACAATCCCGCACAAAAAGTTTGGTTAATGAATTGTGTAATACGAAATTTTCGTCATACAGATACAAatgatgttatttaaaaataaacttaatgtTAGGTTTGAGAAGGGTACACCGTGACGTTCTTCCGACGGAGATGGAAAGTCCTTAAGTAGCTAATTACACTAGGCTCCCGCCAGTCTGCTGCTGATAAACCTCTATTGTGTCGCCCTCCTCCATCTCCAGTGACGTTGGTGTGTCGTTCTCGTTGATTGGCTGCCCGTCAAATCTGAACCGGACCACTTGCATTGATAATCCCTGTAAAAAATAGATTTTGAATTATCGAAATTACTAGGGACCCACcttggcttcgcacgggttacaaaaacctttacaaattatacactacaaccttcctcaagaatgaaccg
This region includes:
- the LOC134744711 gene encoding small ubiquitin-related modifier 3 — translated: MADEKKGESEHINLKVLGQDNAIVQFKIKKHTPLRKLMNAYCDRAGLSMQVVRFRFDGQPINENDTPTSLEMEEGDTIEVYQQQTGGSLV